The Symphalangus syndactylus isolate Jambi chromosome 1, NHGRI_mSymSyn1-v2.1_pri, whole genome shotgun sequence DNA segment TAACAGTAGCCCAGTTAGAGATTCACAGTGTACTGTACTATATTAAAGGTTCTGCTGTAGTATAGAAACCTATATAACTTGAACATTATTTCCCAAGATTTTATAGCCATGGGCCTCACCTTATATGAAACTCCCACATCATGTGGCACTAGTTGGGGAACAGATCCATTACCACCTTTAGGACATAGGTGATCTATTACTAGCCAACAAAAGGGTCTTTGAATACTAGATACAGTCTGTATGAGCTTACTGCTGATGTACATTAGAGTCTGAATTGTTAGATAGTAGTTGGAAAAACATTTTCCCACTCAAACTgtcaatttttttatattgttggCTTTAAAAATGAGGAAGGTTTTCAATGAATGTATATGCATAAGTATatactaacttttaaaaacaattttaattgatGATACAAAGGTACTAAAAGTGATCTGATCAGATTCCATTATTTCCTATAAGGCACAGGAAAAACAATGTCCAAGGATATGTGTCTGGTTAATGGTCAAACCTCCTGGACCTGTGGGCCAGTTCTGTTTCCCCTCTCCTTAGGCCTCCCTAAGATTTAACTTAACTGTTAagagttttaaaatcagaaatctaGAAATGTTTTAACTCCTATAAGATTaggtatttttcacattttattctcAAGTTCAGAGTACTCATGAAGTCCTTGTGTTGCTTTTTAATGTTTCACTGCAAATTATATAATTTAGATTGTATTAGtaagataataaaattaaaatttatattctgagCTTATACTGGCCACATCTGCCAGGAGAATTAGTACCTGTGataatcattttcatttgttaCAGATCCTTAAATGAGAATGCATTGCAAACAAGTGTGTTAGAGTTGTCTCAAACATactaagtcatttaaaaatagcttCTGAAGGTTCTTTCTGTCATATCTGCAACCTAAATCAACTAAATTTAAAAGCATATAGGGACTTTGTGATGTCCTCGCCAGGTCATTTTTAATCCATGTGGAAGGAGGAAATGTATGCTGATGTTTTACAACAGTAACCTGTTAAAATTCTGGTGTGTTTTTGGTACTACTACGAAAAagtaaaataccaaaaaaacttCCATTTTCCCATAGAATTCATTCAGCCGTACCATAAGTAAACAGAAATGTGATAAATGTGTAATACTTTTTTGAATATAGACTTCAGATTGGTatctttagaaatatattttgtaagattACAAGGTCTTTTACAGAATGAgagcaattttattcttttaaagaaaattaaagcattAATACTTTAAACCATTGGAAGTGATTGAGATATTTGTTATAGATTGGAGATATTTCACTAAAATTGAGtataaaatctaattttattctttgcaCTTACAAATATATTCTGTAAAACCTGAACATGTCTCTGGTAATAAAGAGCTGAgaataaattgtaaaaattacaacttttaaacttcttttttttaaacaaatgacagGATCTGTATCAGGAAGACAATCTGAAGAGCAGAGATCTCCAAAAACTAAGCATTTCAAGGTATGACCACTCTTCAGCACTAGAACAATACGTTGTCTACTTCCATAAATCACTTTGTGTAGGTCcttgtatttcttttatgacttaaCCTTAAAACCAAAAAATGGATATTGTTTGGATACTGAATGTAACCTCTGATcacaatatatttgtaaaataaaatttaattgttaATAACAGCTTTGAATTTAAGTAGTACAAAAATAGGATGCCTTAAACTTTCTGAACATTTAGTAATGTTTTAGGTATGATTTTAGGGAACTAGCTATGTGGAAGTATTCTGTAATACTGAATTTGTACATGAAGAATTATTCGTTATCTATATATAATAACATTCCTTTGTCTTAAGAGCTTACTTGGCCATTGTTAGTCTTTGGGATagcatgaaatttattttttttgttttttgttttttgagacagagtatctgtagcgcagcctggagtgcagtggcgcaatcatgggaTAGCATGAATTTTGAGGACTGTTCCCTCTTCGCATAAGAATAGAAGTAGCCATCAGAGTTCATATACTTTTTCAACCCTTTTTCCTCAAATACGTATCATTTTTACTTAAGTAACTTCagttctgtggtttttttttgttttttttttttttttttttgagacagagtctcgctctgtcgcccgggctggagtgcagtggcgcaatctccgctcactgcaagctccgcctcccgggttcacgccattctcctgcctcagcctccgagtagctgggactacaggcgcccgccaccgcgcccggctaattttttgtattttttagtagagacggggtttcaccgtggtctcgatctcctgacctcgtgatccgcccgcctcggcctcccaaagtgctgggattacaagcgtgagccaccgcgcccggcccagttctGTGTTTTAAGCTATCTAGTAATTGTTGCTTCTACTATGTTAAGATAGCCTCTCTACATTGTTACCCTCCatccaataaaaagtaatgatctGACTTCATTGTTTTATCATTTGGCTTCCAAAGTTTACTGACCTAAGTAAATAATGTGAATTGTATCAGGCCAATTTCTATCAAAAACCTGCTTTAGAGAAATGATCAATTAGGAAAAACAATTTGAGGAAATGACATACAGCCACTCTTCTAGATCAGGGGTTGGCAGACTTTTTCTATAAAGTGCCAGCAGTAACTGTTTTATTCGGCTTTGTGAGCTGGCAGTACAGCTGTTGATATTTAACTCTGCCATTTGAACAGTACTTCAATTATGCCTTCGAATTTTATCTAAGTTTACTGCaaggaaactttttctttttttgaaaaatgtgtctAGTATAGTGTCCATGTAaactatttcttaaaattatcttGTCAGTTACCTTCTTTTCTCCTGTCAACCTAGGTTTCCCCTTATTTTTCTGTATTGTCCTTTTTATAAGCCACTTCTAATCAGTTTAGAAAGTAGAGAATGAATAAATATCATCAAAAGAGATCAAATACAGGGGCTATATAAATAGTACATTTGAAGCATGTGATATAGAATGGAATTTCTGCTTCCATTCATGGGAGATTACATAATTTGGATCATATCCACTAAGAATTTCTTGAAAACCTGACTCCCCCAAAAAATACCTGTTTGAAGGCATCAGATAACtaacaaaatattgaaaaatctcTGTGCCAGGATTTGGGGAAAGTTGTAGTCCCAAGGAGATGATTCTGTTTTCAAGGCTGCAAAGCTATAATTGTGGCTCCAGAGTATAGTCTCGCAATTCTTTAAAGCTCAGTATCAATTCAGAGGACAGTTTTTAGAAATAATTGCCttaaattcagtttaaaagttattttgtgtTAAAGCCATACCAACAGTATGTATGTAAAGAATTGTGTAATTATTCCAGTGGCTCTCTTAGTGCTCATATACACTTGTGGTTTTTTGCAAATTGGTTTGCATTTGTATCAGGTAGACAATGTGAACTGCAAAACTGATTAGGTTTCTCTCTTCTGGTTATGTACTAGAAAACTTACAACCAAATTTGTGGCCTACTGTTGGTCAACTTTTATCATGCATTTTTATGTTAACCTCATTCTCcactgcattttgttttgttttgtattttttgcctcATCATTTCTGCCTGTTTGCAGTTTATGTTCTTGTGTTTTGTTAATCTTTGTAAGTTACTTTATCCACTTGTAAGAGGAACAATTCAGATGACAGATTAGTTTACCATATTGGAGAAAGTACATAGGGATATTACCATTAAACCATTAACTAAAGGTTTAGatatttttaaggaatatttttcagttatttgGATAACTTGCTTTTTTGGAACTctccttttttgtatttcttccatCATATTGCCAGGCAAATGAGGTAGTATACTGTTTCTCTAAGATAGAGTGAAGCTTTTAATTACTGGAGGCCTTTTATATGATACTCCTTGTATAAAACATCGTTTAACAATAATAGCCCTATCAGAAATTTAACCATGTCTTGCCAGTGTCCTGTTTTGAGCTTTAGGTTGATGGCTTCAGTTTTTAAACCAGATCTGGATAGGGAGTCACTGTACTTCTTTTACTCATCATCTATAAACTTATATTGTGGAACTGTGTTACAGATGACTTCCTAAAATGCAAATTCcaggtttagaaaaaaaaagattagtgttTTTCAAGCTCTTCTGTGTTTCCTTAGTGCTGTGAAATTTTATTAGTTATAATAAGCAttataaaaatatggaataaGTCAGAACATACCAATACCAGAGTGCATTACACACAATAAGGGTAAGTATGGTTCCTTAGAACTTGTTTTCTTTGGGTTGCAGTGTAAAATGATTCTTGCTGTGCCttgcaataaaaaatgagagCCACTTGTTTGGGGGGAACCACAGTTGTCAAAATACACACTTTTAAGTCTATAACTCTTGGCTAAGAATATCCCATAGTTTAATTCTACTGTGATGGAGGATGTAATAGTTCAGTAAATTTTCAAATGCTAAAGAAGAATATGTATGGCTGAAGTAGAAACTCAAGTAAGTGGATTTTTCTTACACAAGGAATAGTTATTTCTGTATTAACGAGTTCCATATATAGTGTCAATTAAGAAAGCTGGGCTTTTAGCTGTTAAACTTTGTAAGCAGGACATGTACTCCCTCCTTCAGTTGTGGACAAGCAGGTTTCACTTAAAAGTCAGAGATGTGAAGCTTTATACTGAGAAGTATAAAACTTAGAAGATTGTGTTGGCAGTCAGCATATTGTAGGTGCTTGGTAATTTATGATGATATCAAAAATGTTAGTCCAAAAGGGCAGTGATCAGTCATTAGACCGGGTAAGTGAAAGACAGCTTTGAACAGCAACATGGCAGACTGGAGTAGACTTCTCAACccatttcctcatgtgtaaaatgaggtTACTCACTTTACCAAGTTGGTGTGACAATGTAGGTGAagtgcctagcatatagtaagtgctcagccATCATTATTTGTGCTTTATCTGTTTTTAGAGTTCTCATTTGAGAAGCTTCAGTGttacatttcaatattttaagtAGTTGTATAAGTTCTTTATagacaactatatatatattactagCATTTTGCTTATGTGGCATTTAAAGCAAAACTAAACTTTATACTCCCAGTTGGGGAACTGCAGTGAGGATAGGAAGGTCACAATCTATACATTGTCTTTGAAATACCTagataagaggtttaattggaagCCTGCTAAAAATTAGGGATGACAACTTGCCTTTTCCAATATCATTTAAATAATGGTTTAAACATTTTGTTCAAGTagatagaatttaaaataattttttacacaCTTTGAAGATTATAGCACTTTAATATTAACTGTAAAGTGCGAAACACTAACTGCAGTTATTTTGTTATCCACAAGAGGGAGAGCTATACTTAGTAATAATTTTAGATTTGTCTATCTGTAGTTTTAAATTCAGGTTACATTAAGAGCAAAAAACAAGACTACGTGTGTATTAAACTCAGTGACCTAGTTTTTAACTAAACCTAAGTTTTAAGCAGTCTTCATTAAATTGAACTGAAAAGTTTGTATTAGGCACTGTAAACACCGTTATTAGAATTGTTTCTCTTATTTCCATGCCTAGCTGTGTATTTTAGTACTCAGAACTGTCTTCagtatttgctcttcttttctctaaaaCAGGCACTGATTTACTGTCTCActccaattataaactatttttaagcTGTATTATTCATAccatgactgaatgaatgaattagcaCATGTTCAGTGTTTACACTTAACTGCTATATAATGTGAGTAACTCTTCGGAAAGCATACTGAATGCCTAGAATTGTACCAAGAAACCAACAACTCTCTTCACACTTAAGACAGGTTCCTATGTGAAACATTCATTGTAGCAAACAACTCAGATGTTTTTTGGTGAAGTAGACATGGCTAATTTTGTGAACTATTTGACACCTATTAAAAACTTGCAAAAAGCTCTGTGATTTCTAATATACTACAACTTAACAAATGATGTTTACAACAGACTAAAGCAGATTTTTCTTAAAAGCAGTGTAAAGTTTATTGACAAAAAGGTATTTCACCttacataattcaaaataattaaattttatatattatatattaaatataaactatattACTTCTGTAATTTGAGATATtagatttcaaaaatgttatcctTTTGAAGTTTGTTTATGGTAACACAAAAATTGAAGCATAAGGTGACATGTTTGTCTAGTTTGATTTCTGTACTACTAAAATTACACTAGTATCTAAgaggtaataattttttttaatgttataagaTTTAGTCctacatttaatattttgtgaTATTCCTTTACaacaaaatgagaatatgtgctgaagattttaatttcatttagttggcaattaaaaagcaaaaacagaaaatcatgAATGTCTGAATATGAATGTTTAATGGaaacaaaatggataaaaattagatttaaaatcACTAATTATAATTTCTTAGATAATTGAGgtaaaatacttttaattataaaaataggaGAGGCATTTTTgaagtttctatttctgtttcataTAATCCTCCCTCTCTAGCTTCTTTTTCCTTACCAGGAAATCATCTGGCTCTTCATGTCTTGTGCTGTCATGTCACATTGGTTTAGAACCAACATTATGAGACAGCCCAGTCAAACATAAAGAATGTAATGCATGaaacctaaattttattttaatgtggacTTGGATATATATTCAGCAGTTGATACATCATTTCAATTCACAGTGTCAAAACAAtcaaaagataaatacaaattgATCCATATTTGAATGAATGTAACTTTACTCTTAATCAGATTTGCAAATAATGTATTTCTTACTACTTATTAATTAATAGCTGCACATTATAGcctaaaataaaatctcagttcTGAGACTCTGCAAGAAGTTCTCATcagttataatatttttattataccattTAATATAATAGTTAATTGCTACGTATCAGATGGACAGTGTTATTCTTTCAAGATCTTTTCACTTATTAATGCCCTAAATGTCTTTCAATTGTTTTATTCAGTTTACATCATCTCAAAACTAATTGGAGCAGAAACTTGATCTGCATATTTCTAAAGTTATTCCCTTTTGTctgtaaaaaagaatgatgagtattaactttttgtaaaataatttatttcagtgATAATATGCAGCATGCATACTGGGAACTGAAGAGAGAAATGTCTAATTTACATCTGGTGACTCAAGTACAAGCTGAACTACTAAGAAAACTGAAAACCTCAACTGCAATCAAGAAAGGCAAGTCACTGTTTACCGGAAACCACTGATTCCAGCCAAACTGCCTGAAGAGCAACTAGCTGTCATATCTTATCAAAATCTCATCAAATGAGAGATTGATAAGCCAAAGTATATATAGTACGTTCGCAGCCTACCCATTCTCTGCTTTGGCTTCAGTCTCATACTGGTCAACTTCACACATAAAGGTGTTGCTGATGTGTTTTTTCTTCAGTACTGTATTCTTTTCCCCTTGTGGCTTTTCTCAGCCAAGTGTTGCTTATGTGTATAAGACTGAGGTGTTAAGTTTGCTCTAGTTGACCTTTTACCACAGctacttcatatatttttaaaaaaaaaaaagacaccaaaagcaaataTTCATTCCAGTGCTACAGAATACACCAAACACCTAGCTTTTTAGgttgttttgaaaaagaaaacaaactttgaTTATTTGGGTTTTTGCATTTCTTATAAGCTTTTCTTTCCATAAAGGATATAGCTGATTACAACGAAAACTAGGTGCTCTCCCCTTATGCCCTTCAACCAAACAAAAATTTTCATTGCTTTGCCTTTCATATTTAACTGCTTGACTGACTGaactttttgatttttgtgtTAACTAGTAGTAGCTACTTTCGCCAAAGCTATTTTTATACCTTAGAGAAAAATTAGTACATTTGTACCTAGTATTACATAACAGGTATATTTCTGAAAAGCTGTGTGATATAAATTTGAATgccctaaaatttatttttaaaaatgagatagaactttttataaaaaataatcaccatctagtttaaaattacttatttatatttcacaTTGTCTTAAAGAGGACACGAGGATTGTGTCATAAATAGTTCTCctcaggagtgtttattagtgaggaaaaatgttaaattttgggAAGGAAAATTGAATTTAGAACTCCTCTTCATTTTTAGAGAGTTGGTTACATATAAGTCAGGGAAAATAGTATGGTGTTTTAGCAAGTCCAGCTTAATTTTTGGTTCTTTGTCCTTGAGTTTTCCAGTGGTCCCAGTTATATATGAGACCAAAGGTTGAATGTACAAATAAGATCTCTCTATAAAGGGACTCACAGAGTAATTCTGCATTGAGTTTTCAATGTAGCTTTGTTTACATGATAAATAGAACTACCAAAGAATAATAAAGGAGCAATGCTCTTTTCATACTTGGACATGGCTCATCCTTGTGTTCCTTCCTAGCTGATTAATAAGGTATTTTTCAGTGCTTTGGAACATAAGTTTTCTAGCACATTTCCTATGACAGTGGCAGGCTCAAGGTCACCACTCCTTACACAGAACTCATTGCTTTGAGGAGTACAGAGATGAGACTAGAACCACCTTTCTCCTGACCTTTGTATCACCTTTTTTCCAAAGCCAAACACTACACTTCCAGTTCTCCTCCATCCGTATCCACCCTCCCAGGAAAAACAGTGAGCTTATTTTATAATGCCGTTCAATCTGTTTCTTCTAAAATTACATGAAGTCAAGCCTTAGTTACACTTGGCCATCCTTCTTGAGCTAAGGATAAATTTACCTTTCCACACTGGTAGGCTGAGCTAGAGGGAGAGGAGAAACCTGTATTACCAATGTGCTGGCTGTGgtgaaataatagcttttaagTAGTCTTTTTCTAGGCCATTGCATTtgtacaaaacttttttttttttggcttttttttttttttttttttactttacctATATTGTGACCACAGTAGCATTAACATTTGCTGTGTTTTACAAGAAACAagattttacaaattttatttaaactgCTTTATCCATAAAAGCCTTTGATATATAAAAACTTCATTTGGGTCTCAccaattaaaaatgcaattatttctgaaaaatttgCTTTTGGACTGCCTGTGGACAAAGAGTTTGAGCAAAGGAATATTATATTTAACTAATATGTTGCTAAAACTTAAGAACTGTCTCAGTCCCCACTGCCATGTGAACAGTCTGCAACCCTTCTCCAGCCACAGTAAGAGCCAAGAACAGgatctttatttgtattttaactgtattagtttccaacttttaaaaatatgtagttcTTCATCTTTTAAAAGCTCTATGACATAGTTGGGACAGGAATTCTATATCCATTCTGCAGACAAGGAAAGAGACATCAGGAGCAGCTAAGAGACAAATATCTAAAGTCACAGTAAATTGCTGATCCAGGATTAAAACTCAGATCATCTGTCATTTATCTCCTAGTCACAGTGCCTCAATGATCACACTAACTTGGAAATCTTAATTTCATCACCAGTTCTAGAATTCAAATTAGTGAAGTGTTACCAAATTTTATGATCACAAATGTCATGAAAACTGACATTtagtcttgttttctttttagcctgTGCCCCTGTAGGATGCAGTGAAGACCTTGGAAGAGACAGCACAAAACTGCACTTGATGAATTTTACTGCAACGTACACAAGACATCCCCCTCTCTCACCAAATGGCAAAGCTCTTTGTCATACCGCATCTTCCCCTTTACCAGGAGATGTAAAGGTTTTATCAGAGAAAGCAGTCCTCCAATCATGGACAGACAATGAGAGATCCATTCCTAATGATGGTACATGCTTTCAGGAACACAGTTCTTATGGCAGAAATTCTCTAGAAGACAATTCCTGGGTATTTCCAAGTCCTCCTAAATCAAGTGAGACAGCATTTGGggaaactaaaactaaaactttgCCTTTACCCAACCTTCCACCACTCCATTACTTGGATCAACATAATCAGAACTGCCTTTATAAGAATTAATAATTTGGAAGAGATTCATGATTTCACCATGAGGACACTTATCTCTTTCAGTGGTCCTCCCAAGAAATTATTTAACAAACTGAAAGGggattttgattaaaattttgcAGAGGTCTTCAGtatctatatttgaacatactgtaCAATATGTACAAAAACCAACATAGTTGGTTTCCTAGTATGAAACAGCACCCTCTAGCTCCATATTCTAAGAATCTGAAATATATGCTACTATGCTAATTAATAAGTAAACTTAAGGTGTTTAAAAAAGAGAACTCTGCCTTCGATAATAATTGTAAAATTTTGCCTCTCAGAAGAATGGAATTGGAGATTGTAGACGTGGTTTTACAAAGTGTGAAATGTCTAAATATCTgttcataaaaagaaaaggaaaccatgTATGTTGCTTCAAATTGCATAATGGAACAAATGGCGATGTGAATAGGTtacatttctgttgttataaTGCATAAAGATattgaaaatataatgaaataaaagtatCTTAGGTTATACCATCTTTATATGCTGTTGTGTTTCAATATTTGATTTAAAGTGATTTTTTGGTCACAGTGTTTTGttgataaaattttagaattgaaGTTTGAATTCTAAGACTCGAAACAACCTGATCACTGAAGCCAACTTTGTCCCAGCACATTCCTTAAGTcctaattggaaaaaaaaaaaatgaaatagttgaAAAACTCTGGAGTGTAAACAAATGATTGTAACCCTACACGCTATTCAATAAGTAGTAGAAGGAGCATCACATAGATTTCAGTCTAATCATCTGCCCTTCAGTGGGccataatataaacataaatgtatgtgtgtaatgataaaaagtcattttcttcAAAGGGACTACAGCTGCACGTTGTGTAGAGCAGCTTCTAAATTGTTAGACTTTGTGTTgtaatattctattatttattgagaaagtgattttaaattagaatttttaatcATAGAAATCAGGGTTTGGGCTGCATTGATATTGTCAATCATGAAATGTCCACACACTCATTCTAAGTGGCcaattatttgtaaataaagaaggaaataaagatg contains these protein-coding regions:
- the AZI2 gene encoding 5-azacytidine-induced protein 2 isoform X1; translation: MDALVEDDICILNHEKARKRDTVTPVSIYSGDESVASHFALVTAYEDIKKRLKDSEKENSLLKKRVRFLEEKLIARFDEETNSVGREQVNKAYHAYREVCIDRDNLKSKLDKMNKDNSESLKVLNEQLQSKEVELLQLRTEVETQQVMRNLNPPSSNWEVEKLSCDLKIHGLEQELELMRKECSDLKIELQKAKQTDLYQEDNLKSRDLQKLSISSDNMQHAYWELKREMSNLHLVTQVQAELLRKLKTSTAIKKACAPVGCSEDLGRDSTKLHLMNFTATYTRHPPLSPNGKALCHTASSPLPGDVKVLSEKAVLQSWTDNERSIPNDGTCFQEHSSYGRNSLEDNSWVFPSPPKSSETAFGETKTKTLPLPNLPPLHYLDQHNQNCLYKN